The stretch of DNA GGCTGCTGACTCCGTCCGTAAGGATGAGCCGTTCCGAACAGTTTTTCACGGAATAGTATCCCGGCCAGATAGGCATTTTTCTCGAAATTGACTCGCAGGTTTTGTAAGGTGATATTACGCAGATCGTCTAACTCTTTCTCCGGAAACGTTGGTTCGGTAAGCAACTCACGAAGCATCGGCAGTACTTCTGGCAGAAAGCGGGTCAGGCAGTAGACAACAAGGCTGGCCCGGTCGGGGCCGCTGTTAAGTTCTAAGAATGCGCCGTAGCGGTCGAAATATTCACTAATCTGGGCTGATGACCGGCTTGAGGTGCCTTCGGCCAGCATTTTTACGGCAAAAAAAGCACTGGCGGGCGTTGTTTCATACCATGTGCCCGCATCAAATATACATTCGAGCCGCATCACCGGTTGGTGAGCCACTGTAATGCGGTGAATAGGAACGCCATTCGTTAGTGAGGTGGCCTGAACAGCGGGCAACCGCACGTCATGAATAGCCTGAAAAGAGGGCGATTGGGTTCTGTCGAGAATCATATTGGTGCTTTAAAAGCGAACGAGTGAAAGCGCGAGCGAGTAAACTGCTTCTACTCACTCGCGCTTTCACTCGTTCGCCTATTGATTTATTCTTCGCTGACGTCGTCTTCGCTGAAGATACGGTTCGCACTATTGAGGTTAATCAGCAACGAAATTCGGAATGTCTGCGCGAGCGGATTTCCCTGCCGCACAGGCAGCAGATATGAGAAATCTACGCCGAATTTCTGCTGAAGCCGCAAGCCAACGCCCGTTGTCAGGTATTTGCGCCCTCCTTTATCTGCCGACTCATGGAAGTACCCGACACGAGCGGCAAATTGCTCGTTATACCAGTATTCGATACCGGTTGAAATGGTAAACTCTTTTAGTTCTTCGCTTAATCCGCCCGGCGCATCGGCAAACGAACCGAAAACCGAACTGAAGTAATTTTTATTGTTGTTCACATTAGTCAACTGTCCATTTACAACCTGCAAATTGGGCGTAGGCACCATCAGTTTGTTCACGTCAACCAGAAAGTTGAATTTGTTGTACTGATCGGTGTAATAGGTCAACGCGGTTCCCAGGCGCAGGTTGGTTGGGATGAAATACCGGTCGATACCGCCGTAGTTGATTCGCCCGCCGAGGTTAGAAATCATACCACCAAAAGCCCAGCCCAAACCACGACCGGTTGAGCGATCACGCACTTCGTTCTGGTAGAACGCGCTAATGTCGGCAGCAGCGGTCGAACCGGGCTGCAAACCGGGCGATGATGAACCTGATGCCAGATTGGAGTTCAGGTACTTGAGGTTTACACCGAGCGAAAAGTTCTGCGACAACCGTTGCACAAACGAGCCGGTAAACGCATACTCTCGGGAGTTGAACGATCCGGCCTGTACGCCCGTTGCGGTCGTAAAGTCGACCGTCCCCAGGTCGAAATACATCATCGATGCACCTACAACCGAGTTTTTACCTACTTTGGTATACCCTCCCAGATACGTATAATACATATCACCGATCAGTTCGCGCAGCCAGGGGGTATAGGAAATAGCCAACCCTTTATCCTGTTTGGCAAATACTAACTTCGATGGGTTCCAGAACAGCGCGTTGGCATCGGCATCGCCCAGGGCTACGCCCGCATCACCCAGTGCCCCCGAACGCGCATCGGGCGTAAAATTCAGAAAGGGCACCGACGAAGTGGGTACACGCAGCGTGAGTGCCTGACCATTGAGGGCAGTCACACTGGATGGAGGAGTGCTTTGTGCGAGAACGGCGAGTGGGAAGAAACTGATTACACCGAGAAGAACACGGGAAAAATTGCGCTTCATAAAGAATGTGTTGGTCAACGACAGCAACAGATTGGGGTGAGAATGGCAGTCGTGTGCGGTCAAAATTACGACGAAAGGTTGGATTATGTGGGTAATTGGGTCGAGTTTCTGTGTTTCAATCGTTTTTTGTCGGTTTACTTACTGAGTAGAACCCGGCTG from Spirosoma montaniterrae encodes:
- the porV gene encoding type IX secretion system outer membrane channel protein PorV; translated protein: MKRNFSRVLLGVISFFPLAVLAQSTPPSSVTALNGQALTLRVPTSSVPFLNFTPDARSGALGDAGVALGDADANALFWNPSKLVFAKQDKGLAISYTPWLRELIGDMYYTYLGGYTKVGKNSVVGASMMYFDLGTVDFTTATGVQAGSFNSREYAFTGSFVQRLSQNFSLGVNLKYLNSNLASGSSSPGLQPGSTAAADISAFYQNEVRDRSTGRGLGWAFGGMISNLGGRINYGGIDRYFIPTNLRLGTALTYYTDQYNKFNFLVDVNKLMVPTPNLQVVNGQLTNVNNNKNYFSSVFGSFADAPGGLSEELKEFTISTGIEYWYNEQFAARVGYFHESADKGGRKYLTTGVGLRLQQKFGVDFSYLLPVRQGNPLAQTFRISLLINLNSANRIFSEDDVSEE